In Elusimicrobiota bacterium, one DNA window encodes the following:
- a CDS encoding alpha/beta hydrolase, with protein sequence KYLNYYSLYFKNVKHVFRTFKSCGEDISYHFFIPDNYKAAIVLVHGYLEHVGLSKNLIGNLIGQKYAVAAYDNRGHGLSGGTRAGVENFNQYNEVLKDFLVLAQNNLHGPFHLISHSMGGAVSINYLLNREKDIFDKILLIAPLVHPVAWIQTNIIYFVLKNFVKSVRRNLADGTSDKAFVKFFKNDPLVPGRIPVSWVKALLEWNKNMLARNPLARKIKVVQGTKDHVVDWKYNLEFIKSKFTAVEIELIENADHNLCNETEPFRKMTLAIINSYFAPK encoded by the coding sequence AAAATATTTAAACTATTATTCTCTATATTTCAAAAACGTAAAGCACGTTTTCAGGACTTTTAAGTCATGCGGCGAAGATATTTCCTATCATTTTTTTATTCCTGATAATTATAAAGCTGCAATCGTTCTGGTGCACGGCTACCTTGAACATGTCGGCCTTTCTAAGAATTTAATCGGCAATTTAATCGGGCAAAAATATGCCGTTGCAGCCTATGACAACCGCGGCCACGGGCTTTCAGGCGGCACAAGAGCCGGTGTAGAAAACTTCAACCAGTACAATGAGGTTTTAAAGGATTTTCTGGTTCTGGCGCAGAATAACCTGCACGGCCCCTTTCATTTAATATCACACAGTATGGGCGGGGCGGTTTCGATAAACTATCTTTTAAACCGGGAAAAAGATATCTTCGATAAAATCCTGCTTATTGCGCCTTTAGTGCATCCTGTGGCGTGGATCCAGACAAATATTATTTATTTTGTTTTAAAGAATTTCGTTAAAAGCGTGCGCAGGAACCTGGCAGACGGCACTTCTGATAAGGCCTTTGTAAAATTCTTTAAAAACGATCCGCTTGTGCCCGGAAGAATTCCTGTAAGCTGGGTAAAGGCGCTCCTGGAATGGAACAAGAATATGCTTGCCAGGAATCCTTTAGCTAGGAAGATAAAAGTCGTGCAAGGTACGAAAGACCATGTTGTGGACTGGAAATACAACCTGGAATTTATAAAAAGTAAATTTACCGCTGTTGAAATAGAATTAATAGAAAATGCGGACCACAATCTTTGCAACGAAACCGAACCATTCCGCAAAATGACCCTGGCTATTATAAATTCGTACTTTGCCCCTAAATAA
- the rsgA gene encoding ribosome small subunit-dependent GTPase A has translation MELKQLGWKEFFEKHFNEVKTEGVFPARVITSQREIYCIHGSFGELRAELTGKLRFNAASLSELPVVGDWVIARMSRDLAIIESILPRFSKLSRKVIGSTTKEQVLVSNIDTIFLVNGLDGDYNLRRIERYLAVINDSGTKPVILLNKTDACSDFKEKLTEVEAIASGAPVYALSAVNNEGIENLKNYIKKEETIAFIGSSGAGKSTIINCLLGKERQKVGTVREYDDRGKHVTTSRELIILPDGGIVIDNPGLREIQMWAEESTLDKTFTDIDAFALNCKFGDCAHTNEPECAIKGAIEKGELDQKRFDSYLKLQKEIRNLVTRKQKVKALNEKIVTEKRISKAIKQIKKHKNKYEF, from the coding sequence ATGGAATTAAAACAATTAGGCTGGAAGGAATTTTTTGAGAAACATTTTAATGAAGTAAAAACCGAAGGGGTTTTTCCTGCAAGAGTTATAACATCCCAAAGAGAAATATACTGCATTCACGGCAGTTTCGGAGAACTTAGGGCTGAACTTACCGGGAAACTCCGTTTTAACGCCGCATCTCTAAGCGAACTGCCTGTTGTAGGAGACTGGGTAATAGCCAGAATGTCCCGGGATTTAGCAATAATTGAAAGCATCCTTCCGAGATTCAGCAAACTTTCCAGAAAAGTAATCGGCAGTACAACCAAAGAACAAGTATTGGTATCCAATATAGACACCATATTTTTGGTAAACGGCCTTGATGGGGATTATAACCTGCGGCGCATTGAGCGCTACCTCGCTGTTATCAACGATAGCGGCACAAAACCGGTTATCCTGCTCAACAAAACTGACGCCTGTTCTGATTTTAAAGAAAAACTAACGGAAGTAGAGGCCATCGCGTCCGGCGCCCCTGTCTACGCTTTAAGTGCAGTTAATAATGAAGGCATTGAAAACTTAAAGAACTATATTAAAAAAGAAGAAACAATAGCTTTCATTGGTTCTTCAGGCGCGGGAAAATCAACGATAATTAACTGCCTTCTAGGCAAAGAAAGGCAGAAAGTCGGCACAGTCCGTGAATACGATGACCGCGGGAAACATGTAACGACCAGCAGGGAACTGATAATTCTTCCCGATGGCGGGATTGTCATTGATAATCCGGGTTTGCGGGAAATTCAAATGTGGGCCGAGGAATCTACCCTGGACAAGACCTTTACCGACATAGACGCTTTTGCGCTAAATTGCAAATTCGGAGATTGCGCTCATACAAATGAACCTGAATGCGCAATTAAAGGTGCAATAGAAAAAGGCGAGCTGGATCAAAAAAGGTTTGACAGCTATCTAAAATTGCAGAAAGAAATCCGGAACCTGGTTACCCGGAAACAAAAAGTAAAAGCTCTTAATGAAAAAATAGTAACCGAAAAAA